The proteins below are encoded in one region of Lujinxingia sediminis:
- a CDS encoding sensor histidine kinase, with amino-acid sequence MRTQMIAAFVVPTTLIIVAMIALAWESAQRGLEEEVGRRLSAIGGALSAELSEGIDASQLARMDASMERVRARLSERLEATRKATDARRVMIVDAELKSLVDTDVAVSFGQPVFSLEADRLEIGRSFADGLPRTSPMYRTDDGQRHKKAFVPVWLDEKPVAMIVVIASATHFELLGDFGGALVALGVVGVAVVGVVAVLFAAGLLRPVRRLVRGVERVAQGAMKRPLVSAEQPAAGPEEIAFLMGAFEEMRQSVVARDERMQMMLAGIAHEVRNPLGGMKLFCGLLHEELREAGDDEQVVMVEKIARELNYLERVVTDFLAYARPTELVPERFQAAQPLTAIEDLLRGEMAEVGCVLKVEGAEEVEWTGDVSRLRRAILNVVRNAYQASPPGECVRVAVQGSESMCRVEVSDRGAGIAAEKLAELSTPFFTTREKGSGLGLALTRQILEEHGGSLHIESEPDTGTRVVLSWPFDASLPEVPRAQAVPEGWLG; translated from the coding sequence TTGCGCACGCAGATGATCGCGGCGTTTGTCGTGCCCACTACTCTGATCATCGTGGCGATGATCGCGCTGGCCTGGGAGAGCGCGCAGCGCGGCCTGGAGGAAGAGGTGGGCAGGCGCTTAAGCGCGATTGGTGGTGCGCTTAGCGCCGAACTCAGTGAGGGCATTGATGCCTCCCAGCTTGCGCGCATGGACGCCTCCATGGAGCGCGTGCGCGCGCGCCTGAGCGAGCGTCTGGAGGCGACCCGAAAGGCCACCGACGCTCGCCGGGTGATGATCGTCGATGCTGAATTGAAGAGCCTGGTCGACACCGATGTCGCGGTTAGTTTTGGGCAGCCCGTTTTCTCGCTGGAGGCGGACAGGCTCGAGATTGGGCGAAGTTTTGCGGATGGGCTTCCCCGTACAAGCCCGATGTATCGCACCGACGACGGTCAGCGCCATAAGAAAGCATTTGTGCCGGTGTGGCTGGATGAGAAACCGGTGGCGATGATCGTGGTCATTGCCAGCGCCACCCATTTTGAACTTCTGGGAGATTTCGGTGGCGCGCTGGTGGCGCTGGGAGTTGTGGGGGTGGCGGTGGTCGGTGTGGTCGCGGTGCTCTTTGCGGCCGGGCTTCTTCGGCCGGTAAGACGGCTGGTCCGCGGGGTGGAGCGCGTGGCCCAGGGAGCGATGAAACGCCCCCTGGTCAGCGCCGAGCAGCCCGCGGCCGGGCCCGAGGAGATCGCCTTTTTGATGGGGGCATTTGAAGAGATGCGCCAGTCGGTCGTGGCGCGTGATGAGCGCATGCAGATGATGCTCGCCGGCATCGCCCACGAGGTGCGAAACCCGCTGGGAGGGATGAAGCTCTTCTGTGGCCTGTTGCACGAAGAGCTGCGCGAGGCGGGTGACGATGAGCAGGTCGTGATGGTCGAGAAGATCGCCCGGGAGCTCAACTATCTGGAGCGGGTGGTGACCGATTTTCTGGCCTACGCCCGCCCCACGGAGCTGGTGCCGGAGCGTTTTCAAGCCGCCCAACCACTCACTGCGATCGAGGATCTTTTGCGCGGGGAGATGGCCGAGGTGGGGTGCGTGCTCAAGGTCGAGGGGGCTGAGGAGGTGGAGTGGACGGGGGATGTCAGCCGGTTGCGACGCGCTATCCTCAATGTGGTGCGCAACGCCTATCAGGCCAGCCCCCCTGGCGAGTGTGTGCGGGTTGCGGTGCAGGGGAGCGAGTCGATGTGCCGGGTTGAGGTGAGCGACCGGGGGGCTGGAATCGCGGCGGAGAAGTTGGCAGAACTGAGCACGCCCTTCTTCACCACCCGGGAGAAGGGCAGCGGTCTGGGGCTGGCGCTGACGCGCCAGATCCTGGAGGAGCATGGCGGCAGCCTGCATATCGAGAGTGAGCCGGATACGGGCACCCGTGTGGTGCTGAGCTGGCCCTTTGATGCATCGCTGCCCGAGGTGCCCCGGGCGCAGGCCGTGCCCGAGGGGTGGTTGGGCTGA
- a CDS encoding type II secretion system F family protein, whose amino-acid sequence MVAPYSTSPHREPVVRESSTYLTDAEAASLCTIFFEGLESGMSYARIIDMMERQGYDGKMVTRMRHSLMERGDMLGEAFARYGLLDSTARKLILVAEEQGKLPRTFRHLAKHYGKRARRRKKLVFSFTEPVLLVVLGLFIAMTLFSADLGEITMRHDTWTVIGELMVGGLLQGAIFLLVVGFGAYAYLNLPVDLSLRSFGYRLWLAVPILNRASLFNTYSVFCRYTEQSISSGLTVHKALELAAEASNNSDIERKIPIAQDVIEQGGSLAKGFYMMKVLPDDILENVDVGEETGRLEERLASLAERYEERADEAFEALMATFVYGARMLIAAAIITALLLTLTTQFKDTFMV is encoded by the coding sequence ATGGTCGCACCTTACTCCACGTCGCCTCATCGCGAGCCGGTGGTCCGTGAATCCTCCACCTACCTTACAGACGCGGAGGCGGCTTCCTTATGCACGATCTTCTTTGAGGGCCTGGAGAGCGGCATGAGCTATGCGCGTATCATCGACATGATGGAACGCCAGGGCTACGACGGCAAAATGGTCACCCGGATGCGCCACTCCCTGATGGAGCGCGGTGACATGCTCGGGGAGGCCTTTGCTCGCTACGGCCTGCTCGACTCCACCGCGCGAAAGCTCATCCTGGTGGCCGAGGAACAGGGTAAGCTCCCGCGCACCTTTCGCCACCTGGCCAAGCATTACGGTAAACGCGCCAGGCGTCGAAAGAAGCTCGTCTTCTCTTTTACCGAACCCGTGCTCCTGGTGGTGCTCGGTCTCTTTATCGCCATGACGCTTTTTAGTGCGGATCTCGGCGAGATCACCATGCGCCACGATACCTGGACGGTGATCGGCGAGCTGATGGTGGGCGGTCTTCTACAGGGCGCGATCTTTTTGCTCGTCGTGGGCTTTGGGGCCTACGCCTACCTCAACCTGCCAGTGGACCTGAGCCTGCGCAGCTTCGGCTACCGCCTCTGGCTGGCCGTTCCGATCTTAAACCGCGCCAGCCTCTTCAACACCTACTCGGTCTTTTGCCGCTACACCGAGCAGTCGATCTCCAGCGGACTCACCGTGCACAAGGCCCTGGAGCTTGCCGCGGAGGCTTCCAACAACTCCGATATCGAGCGCAAGATCCCCATCGCCCAGGACGTCATTGAGCAGGGGGGCAGCCTGGCCAAGGGCTTCTACATGATGAAGGTCTTGCCCGACGACATCCTGGAGAACGTGGACGTGGGCGAGGAGACCGGCCGCCTGGAGGAACGCCTGGCATCGCTGGCCGAGCGCTACGAGGAGCGCGCCGATGAAGCCTTTGAAGCGTTAATGGCGACCTTTGTCTATGGTGCGCGCATGTTGATCGCCGCAGCGATCATCACCGCACTGCTGCTGACGCTGACCACCCAGTTCAAAGACACCTTCATGGTCTGA
- a CDS encoding sigma-54-dependent transcriptional regulator, whose amino-acid sequence MAKVLVVEDNETLREGIVQVLKRMGHAALAAEGGRQGLACFQESRPDLVITDLKMDEVDGMQVLASIRAQRPEAMVIMITAFGSIETAVEAMQAGAFDFLPKPFPPELLRAKVSRALEVGAERARAERLVEENAILREDVAGSFDEAIVGDSQAMATILERVRRVAGSESTVYIHGESGTGKELVARAIHKASPRASGPFVKVNCSALAEGLLESELFGHEKGAFTGAHKRRLGRFELAEGGTIFLDEIGDIQPSTQLKLLRVLQEREFERVGGEETLHADVRVVTATHRNLHEEVARGRFREDLFYRLHIIPVELPPLRERREDVPALARHFVEKLAERTRSQARRMGEEAMALLTGYEWPGNVRELENVIEHALVFARGESIGVEDLPPALGGGTRALEGMDLSAVEASSLPEVLEALERSLIVAALEKARGIKAETARLLGIKSSALYYKLEKYGVEAPDEETSD is encoded by the coding sequence ATGGCGAAGGTGTTGGTCGTTGAAGACAATGAGACGCTGCGCGAGGGCATCGTGCAGGTGCTTAAGCGGATGGGGCATGCCGCGCTGGCCGCCGAGGGAGGGCGTCAGGGTCTGGCTTGTTTTCAAGAGTCGCGTCCCGACCTGGTGATCACCGATCTGAAGATGGACGAGGTCGACGGGATGCAGGTGCTCGCCAGTATCCGAGCGCAACGCCCGGAGGCGATGGTGATCATGATCACGGCTTTCGGCAGCATTGAGACGGCGGTCGAGGCGATGCAGGCAGGCGCTTTCGACTTTCTGCCCAAGCCTTTTCCGCCGGAGCTCCTTCGCGCCAAGGTCAGCCGCGCGCTGGAGGTGGGCGCGGAGCGGGCGCGTGCGGAGCGTCTGGTCGAAGAGAACGCGATCCTTCGGGAAGATGTCGCCGGCAGCTTCGATGAGGCGATTGTGGGCGACTCCCAGGCCATGGCGACCATCCTGGAGCGGGTGCGGCGCGTGGCCGGCAGTGAGAGCACGGTCTACATCCACGGGGAGTCGGGGACGGGCAAAGAGCTTGTGGCGCGGGCGATTCATAAGGCCAGCCCGCGCGCCAGCGGACCTTTTGTGAAGGTGAACTGTTCGGCGCTGGCCGAGGGGCTGCTCGAGAGCGAGCTTTTCGGGCACGAGAAGGGCGCGTTTACCGGCGCCCATAAACGTCGACTCGGCCGGTTTGAACTTGCGGAAGGGGGGACGATCTTTCTCGATGAGATCGGCGACATTCAGCCCTCCACCCAGCTGAAGCTCTTGAGGGTGCTTCAGGAGCGGGAGTTTGAGCGAGTGGGCGGAGAAGAGACGTTGCATGCCGATGTGCGCGTGGTCACCGCGACGCACCGCAACCTGCATGAAGAGGTGGCCCGGGGACGTTTTCGTGAAGATCTCTTCTACCGGTTGCATATCATTCCGGTGGAGTTGCCTCCTTTGCGAGAACGTCGCGAAGACGTGCCGGCTCTGGCGCGGCATTTTGTGGAGAAGTTGGCTGAGCGCACGCGCTCTCAGGCCCGTCGTATGGGTGAGGAGGCGATGGCCCTGCTCACCGGCTACGAGTGGCCGGGCAACGTACGGGAGCTGGAGAATGTGATCGAACATGCGCTGGTCTTTGCGCGGGGGGAGTCGATCGGGGTGGAGGATTTGCCACCGGCGTTGGGTGGTGGAACACGGGCGCTTGAGGGCATGGATCTGAGCGCGGTGGAGGCGTCGAGTCTTCCGGAGGTGCTCGAAGCGCTGGAGCGCTCGTTGATTGTGGCCGCGTTGGAAAAGGCCAGGGGAATCAAGGCGGAGACCGCACGGCTGCTGGGGATTAAGTCCAGCGCGCTCTACTACAAGTTGGAGAAGTACGGGGTGGAGGCTCCCGATGAAGAGACTTCAGATTAA
- a CDS encoding alpha-isopropylmalate synthase regulatory domain-containing protein, whose product MAFDQEKMVSLMREILQENYLTLAVKAYSLEEDLSRGECLMRFQLAQREENPVEVEGQGVGTIDALFNGLRQHLAHDYPSLSSIAFSQFAIQGLLNSADARESSKAWAEATVGIINSEGREFVFQARQPSVSRAGIEATVKAAEYFVNSERTYVRLHEILEHYRSEGRTDLVEKYTDLMTQVVQNTSYSEVVERIRAQLKG is encoded by the coding sequence ATGGCGTTCGATCAAGAGAAGATGGTCAGTCTGATGCGCGAGATCCTCCAGGAGAATTACCTCACCCTGGCAGTCAAAGCCTACAGCCTGGAGGAAGACTTAAGCCGAGGGGAGTGCCTGATGCGCTTTCAACTCGCCCAACGTGAAGAGAACCCGGTGGAGGTCGAAGGGCAGGGCGTGGGCACGATTGATGCGCTCTTCAACGGGCTGCGTCAGCACCTGGCCCATGACTACCCCTCGCTGAGCTCGATCGCGTTCTCGCAGTTTGCCATCCAGGGATTGCTCAACAGCGCCGATGCCCGGGAGTCGTCGAAGGCGTGGGCCGAGGCGACCGTGGGGATCATCAACAGTGAGGGGCGAGAGTTTGTCTTTCAGGCGCGCCAGCCCTCGGTCAGCCGCGCCGGCATTGAGGCGACGGTCAAAGCCGCGGAGTACTTTGTGAACAGCGAACGCACCTATGTGCGCCTCCATGAGATCCTGGAGCATTACCGCAGCGAGGGGCGAACCGATCTTGTGGAGAAGTACACCGACCTGATGACGCAGGTCGTGCAGAACACCTCGTATTCGGAGGTTGTGGAGCGCATTCGCGCGCAGCTCAAGGGGTGA
- the pckA gene encoding phosphoenolpyruvate carboxykinase (ATP), whose translation MSKVDLKGYGIDGPEVLRNPSVARLYEMAILNDPGAAIASSGALIAFSGEKTGRSPKDKRVVREPSSQDDIWWGDINIAMEPDEFMQNRQTAIEFLNDRPVLYVIDGFAGWDKEHQLKVRIVCARAYHALFMHNMLIRPTAEELESYGEPDYVIFNAGSSAADPQRVKSVSSKTSVALNFDRGEFVILGTDYAGEMKKGVFTIMHYLMPKKGVLSMHCSANQSNEKGDVSLFFGLSGTGKTTLSTDPHRALIGDDEHCWTDRGVFNIEGGCYAKTIDLSKEQEPIIYDAIRYGSVLENVGFDQESREVDYSDNAITENTRTSYPIEYVPGAQIPCVGGHPNNIIFLTCDAYGVLPPVSRLTPEAAMYHFISGYTAKVAGTEMGVTEPRATFSACFGAAFLVWHPMRYAELLAEKMRQHGAKAWLVNTGWTGGAHGTGHRMKLKYTRAIIDAINSGELADAPTVSDPLFKVDVVTEVAGVPSEVLVPRKTWADADAFEATARKLVGLFEANFEQYADQAGEAILKAAPSLKG comes from the coding sequence ATGAGCAAGGTCGACTTGAAAGGGTACGGCATCGACGGCCCCGAGGTGTTGCGTAACCCCAGCGTGGCTCGCCTCTATGAGATGGCGATTCTCAACGATCCGGGGGCAGCGATCGCCTCCAGCGGAGCGTTGATCGCCTTCTCCGGGGAGAAGACCGGGCGCAGCCCGAAAGATAAGCGGGTGGTGCGCGAGCCCTCCAGTCAGGACGACATCTGGTGGGGTGATATCAACATCGCCATGGAGCCCGATGAGTTTATGCAGAACCGCCAGACGGCCATTGAGTTTCTCAATGACCGTCCGGTGCTCTACGTGATCGACGGCTTTGCTGGATGGGATAAGGAGCATCAGCTCAAGGTTCGTATCGTGTGCGCGCGGGCCTACCATGCGCTTTTCATGCACAATATGCTGATTCGTCCTACGGCCGAGGAGCTGGAGAGCTACGGGGAGCCCGATTATGTGATTTTCAACGCGGGCAGCAGCGCTGCCGATCCGCAGCGCGTGAAGTCGGTGAGCTCGAAGACCAGCGTGGCGTTGAACTTCGATCGTGGCGAGTTCGTGATCCTGGGCACCGATTATGCCGGGGAGATGAAGAAGGGCGTCTTCACGATCATGCATTACCTGATGCCCAAAAAAGGTGTGCTCTCGATGCACTGCTCGGCCAACCAGAGCAACGAGAAGGGTGACGTCTCGCTCTTCTTCGGGCTCTCGGGTACGGGCAAGACGACCCTCTCCACCGACCCGCACCGGGCTCTGATTGGCGATGATGAGCATTGCTGGACGGATCGGGGCGTCTTCAACATTGAGGGAGGCTGCTACGCCAAGACGATCGACCTGTCGAAGGAGCAGGAGCCGATCATCTACGACGCGATCCGTTACGGCTCGGTGCTCGAGAATGTGGGGTTCGACCAGGAGTCCCGCGAGGTGGATTACAGCGATAACGCCATCACCGAAAACACCCGTACGTCCTACCCGATTGAGTATGTGCCCGGGGCGCAGATTCCGTGTGTGGGCGGTCATCCCAACAACATCATCTTTTTGACCTGCGATGCCTACGGGGTCTTACCGCCGGTGAGTCGACTTACCCCGGAGGCGGCCATGTACCACTTCATCAGCGGGTACACGGCGAAGGTGGCGGGCACCGAGATGGGCGTGACTGAGCCCAGGGCGACCTTCTCGGCATGCTTCGGCGCGGCGTTTCTGGTGTGGCACCCGATGCGTTACGCCGAGCTTCTGGCCGAGAAGATGCGTCAGCATGGCGCCAAAGCCTGGCTGGTGAACACCGGGTGGACCGGCGGCGCGCATGGTACCGGCCATCGCATGAAGCTCAAGTACACCCGTGCGATCATCGACGCCATCAACTCCGGGGAGCTGGCCGATGCCCCGACCGTGAGCGATCCGCTCTTCAAGGTCGATGTGGTCACCGAGGTTGCGGGGGTTCCCTCTGAGGTGCTCGTGCCTCGCAAGACCTGGGCGGATGCCGATGCCTTTGAGGCGACGGCGCGCAAGCTCGTGGGTCTCTTTGAGGCGAACTTCGAGCAGTACGCCGACCAGGCCGGTGAGGCCATCCTGAAGGCGGCGCCCTCGCTAAAGGGTTGA
- a CDS encoding FHA domain-containing protein yields the protein MNDAENKPSAGEQPPEETSVSAEGAPSRLPEAEAPSAPQQEPAPRKTLQGLGGLRTASSPGTGLSLSERLKKLSVPGAAPEPPEDDAPTTIEMLPEDLDDEPDVGEAHDEDEVSDAEVAPSRSSAARATMLSHTIDPTGVAPDGASDSADIQTSAPNIEEVSQPAAAHASSLSEPSAEGPGELTVEEPFVGEATEIAPGLASALPDADLQAERTEISPGLLDAASPHDLQPERTEIARSIFDTANEAPPPVDRSSISMELPAATDSDSIEATQIASVEELTRGDRQRTGADAGIAPAATPGADDFAAQATEVFSSPFEADPICPRISTLSGPTLGQEFLVNRIRSTVGRGTDNSIVVPDLSMSRKHFEIIQQHDDSFMVRDLMSINGTALNGVKVREADLFHGDRIESGQTIFQFVIPGGRPTESRQRRLIPAASTQTATALKQGQLGAVPSVAPPRRLDRMLMGVTIGAALLCLPLIALIVHLALSPETPEDAGATALAIHDSDARGLYLEGVEAIKSREWERAESLFKQASAADPEFGEVDAQLERIAMERRSRATVERARQRVDAIDPPLLAELSAVSRESVYHSEAQSLIRLARQSEVHGIFERAQRSFEAEDWDASREAVDDLLSIAPQHEGARRLLEDLDAVAARQAEERQAEERQAEEARQREITSRSRRPSARPSSERDKPELDNPFAELPASGSTASSAGSRDSAASSTGSINFTKGFNLYRDENFEGAIAHFESIQRASSGAIGERAARTADDVRTFRQSLQQGRQALESGEFERALTLIQRARKADAALAGGRGHFEQQTSTAMAHALAGQGLAALASDSYARAYSLLTRAQALSRSDPTTRRLALALENEANSLYILAAGQRAADPAAAAELCRTILTMVPPSSDNHRRARLMLEELP from the coding sequence ATGAACGACGCGGAGAACAAGCCTTCGGCTGGCGAGCAGCCACCCGAAGAGACGAGTGTCTCCGCCGAGGGAGCCCCATCGAGGCTCCCGGAGGCAGAGGCCCCCTCGGCCCCACAGCAGGAGCCCGCTCCCAGAAAGACCCTCCAGGGCCTGGGCGGGCTGCGCACTGCGTCAAGTCCCGGAACGGGGCTCTCCCTCTCAGAGCGCCTCAAGAAGCTGAGCGTGCCGGGCGCTGCGCCCGAACCTCCCGAAGACGACGCTCCGACGACCATCGAGATGCTCCCCGAGGATCTCGACGATGAACCGGACGTTGGTGAAGCACACGACGAGGACGAGGTATCTGACGCGGAAGTCGCCCCATCTCGCTCCTCGGCTGCGCGGGCCACCATGCTCAGCCATACCATCGACCCCACCGGCGTCGCCCCGGACGGTGCCTCCGACAGCGCCGACATTCAGACCTCCGCCCCGAACATCGAGGAGGTCTCCCAGCCGGCAGCAGCGCATGCATCCTCGCTGAGCGAGCCCTCCGCCGAAGGTCCCGGGGAGCTCACCGTCGAGGAACCCTTCGTCGGGGAGGCCACCGAAATCGCCCCCGGCCTCGCCAGCGCGCTACCCGACGCCGACCTTCAGGCCGAGCGCACCGAGATCTCGCCGGGACTTCTCGATGCTGCTTCCCCTCACGATCTTCAACCTGAGCGCACCGAGATCGCCCGCAGCATCTTCGACACCGCCAATGAGGCTCCACCTCCGGTCGACCGCAGCAGCATCTCCATGGAGCTTCCGGCCGCAACGGACTCCGACTCCATTGAAGCCACTCAGATCGCGTCGGTCGAGGAGCTCACACGTGGCGATCGCCAGCGTACAGGTGCTGATGCCGGCATCGCGCCGGCGGCGACACCTGGCGCAGACGACTTTGCTGCCCAGGCCACCGAGGTCTTCTCCAGCCCCTTTGAAGCCGACCCGATCTGCCCGCGCATCTCCACGCTGAGCGGCCCCACCCTCGGGCAGGAGTTTCTGGTCAATCGCATCCGCAGCACCGTAGGACGCGGCACCGATAACTCGATCGTCGTGCCCGACCTCTCGATGAGCCGCAAACACTTCGAGATCATTCAACAGCACGACGACAGCTTCATGGTCCGCGACCTGATGTCGATCAACGGCACCGCCCTCAACGGCGTCAAAGTCCGTGAGGCCGATCTTTTTCACGGCGATCGCATTGAGTCCGGGCAGACCATCTTTCAGTTTGTGATCCCCGGCGGCCGCCCCACCGAGAGTCGCCAGCGACGGCTGATCCCGGCGGCTTCCACCCAGACCGCCACCGCCCTGAAGCAGGGCCAGCTGGGCGCGGTCCCCTCGGTGGCCCCGCCGCGCCGCCTCGATCGCATGTTGATGGGCGTGACCATCGGCGCCGCTCTGCTCTGCCTGCCGCTGATCGCTTTGATCGTGCACCTGGCCCTCTCACCCGAGACGCCCGAAGACGCCGGCGCAACGGCCCTGGCCATCCACGACAGCGACGCGCGCGGGCTTTATCTCGAAGGTGTGGAAGCCATCAAGAGCCGGGAGTGGGAGCGCGCCGAGAGCCTTTTCAAACAGGCGTCCGCCGCCGACCCGGAATTCGGGGAAGTTGACGCACAGCTCGAGCGCATCGCCATGGAGCGGCGCTCCCGCGCCACCGTCGAACGCGCCCGCCAGCGGGTCGACGCCATCGATCCACCACTTCTGGCCGAACTCAGCGCCGTCTCCCGCGAGAGCGTCTATCACAGCGAAGCGCAGTCGCTCATCAGGCTGGCGAGACAGAGCGAAGTTCACGGGATCTTTGAGCGCGCTCAACGCTCCTTTGAGGCCGAAGACTGGGACGCCAGCCGCGAAGCCGTCGACGATCTGCTCAGCATCGCTCCGCAACATGAAGGTGCCCGCCGTCTCCTGGAGGATCTCGACGCGGTGGCCGCTCGCCAGGCCGAAGAGCGTCAGGCCGAAGAGCGTCAGGCCGAAGAAGCACGCCAGCGCGAGATCACAAGCCGCTCTCGCCGACCGTCGGCCCGCCCCTCCTCCGAACGCGACAAGCCCGAGCTCGACAACCCCTTTGCCGAGTTGCCCGCTTCGGGTTCCACTGCCTCAAGCGCCGGTTCCCGAGATTCGGCGGCGTCTTCCACAGGTTCGATCAACTTCACCAAGGGCTTTAACCTCTACCGCGACGAGAACTTTGAGGGGGCCATCGCCCACTTCGAGTCCATCCAGCGAGCCTCCAGCGGTGCCATCGGCGAGCGGGCCGCGCGTACCGCCGACGACGTGCGCACCTTCCGCCAGAGTTTGCAGCAGGGCCGACAGGCTTTGGAATCCGGCGAGTTTGAGCGCGCACTGACGCTGATCCAGCGCGCCCGCAAAGCCGACGCAGCTCTGGCCGGCGGTCGCGGCCACTTCGAACAACAGACCTCCACGGCCATGGCCCACGCGCTGGCCGGCCAGGGCCTGGCGGCCCTGGCCTCCGACAGCTACGCCCGCGCCTACTCCTTATTGACGCGCGCGCAGGCCCTCTCACGCAGCGATCCCACCACACGTCGACTTGCCCTTGCCCTGGAAAACGAGGCCAACAGCCTCTACATCCTGGCAGCCGGTCAGCGCGCCGCCGACCCCGCCGCAGCCGCCGAGCTCTGCCGCACCATCCTCACCATGGTGCCCCCCTCCAGCGACAACCACCGCCGCGCCCGCCTGATGCTCGAAGAACTCCCCTGA
- a CDS encoding NAD(P)-dependent oxidoreductase: MSEQHDVRMLRDHFKKALILENPHPSLDRYLTAMGIEVERLDESVTLNEDEVVRILEEGQHDLLFKRSRFEVNERVLKASKHLAAVMLCCIGDDSVDRDACAREGVLVMNDPVSNGRSVVEMVLGEMICLARRIFDADRDGRSHLWTKNSKERYELKGKNLAIIGLGNIGKQVAQVAEAFGMRVFFYDTRELAREVGIALGWTSCATLSEAFRVADVVTVHVGAEDHRGRSNRDMLSYEHLSNFGADREPSSPRIFINAARGFLYNPDDLKRAVEEGHVRRAAVDVFPEEPGSSDDPWSNPYAEFASVVTTPHIGAATEEAQPRIAQHVANTTQLFLEQGLVRDCVFSPGQTIGVETDGACTILTVIHSDQRGTKKAVDDAIFEAGLNNLRSSHRDFPEYGFAYEVAAIDRPLDEKQLRELVAHAQAITGDVRAVRAIRQIPLRSEGCKE, from the coding sequence ATGTCTGAGCAGCACGATGTGCGCATGTTGCGCGACCACTTCAAAAAAGCGCTGATTCTGGAGAACCCCCACCCATCCCTCGACCGCTATCTGACGGCGATGGGTATTGAGGTGGAGCGCCTCGATGAGTCTGTGACCCTCAATGAGGATGAGGTCGTGCGAATCCTGGAGGAAGGGCAGCACGACCTGCTCTTTAAGCGTAGCCGCTTTGAGGTCAACGAGCGCGTACTTAAGGCGTCGAAACACCTGGCGGCGGTGATGCTCTGTTGCATCGGCGATGACTCGGTGGACCGGGATGCCTGCGCGCGTGAGGGCGTGCTGGTGATGAACGACCCGGTGAGCAACGGGCGCTCGGTGGTGGAGATGGTGTTGGGCGAGATGATCTGTCTGGCGCGGCGAATCTTTGATGCCGATCGCGACGGGCGCAGTCATCTGTGGACCAAAAACAGCAAGGAGCGCTACGAACTCAAGGGCAAGAATCTGGCGATCATCGGGCTTGGCAACATCGGCAAGCAGGTCGCTCAGGTGGCCGAGGCCTTTGGCATGCGTGTCTTCTTCTACGACACCCGCGAGCTGGCCCGGGAGGTGGGCATCGCGCTGGGATGGACGAGCTGCGCGACGCTCTCGGAGGCCTTCCGCGTGGCAGATGTGGTGACGGTGCACGTGGGCGCCGAAGATCACCGCGGGCGCAGCAACCGCGATATGCTCAGCTACGAGCATCTTTCGAACTTCGGGGCCGACCGCGAACCTTCGAGCCCGCGCATCTTCATCAACGCGGCGCGCGGCTTTTTGTACAATCCCGACGATCTCAAGCGCGCGGTGGAGGAGGGGCATGTGCGCCGCGCGGCGGTTGACGTCTTCCCCGAGGAGCCCGGCAGCAGCGACGATCCCTGGTCGAACCCCTACGCCGAGTTTGCCAGTGTGGTCACCACCCCGCATATCGGGGCGGCCACCGAGGAGGCTCAGCCGCGCATCGCGCAGCATGTGGCCAACACCACGCAGCTCTTTTTGGAGCAGGGCCTTGTGCGTGATTGTGTGTTCAGCCCCGGTCAGACCATCGGGGTGGAAACCGACGGGGCGTGCACGATCCTCACGGTCATTCACAGCGACCAGCGTGGCACCAAGAAGGCGGTTGATGACGCGATCTTTGAGGCGGGTTTGAACAACCTGCGCTCTTCGCACCGCGACTTCCCCGAGTACGGTTTTGCCTACGAGGTGGCGGCCATCGATCGGCCTCTCGACGAGAAGCAGCTCCGTGAGCTTGTGGCCCATGCCCAGGCGATTACCGGGGATGTGAGGGCGGTGCGCGCGATCCGCCAGATTCCGCTTCGCAGCGAAGGCTGCAAGGAATGA
- a CDS encoding response regulator — MDPNEKSAAESIDAIADDDLPFGAPTTRERPLILLADDDGELRGMLKAHFSRRDCDLLESMDGAEALEKIIEHRPNLVVLDVMMPELTGWEVCKYVRQHEIYEQTAIIMLTGIGPTNNELTSPLFGADDYIDKPFDFEELKVKVAKVLEQRQSPPLR; from the coding sequence ATGGACCCCAACGAGAAGAGCGCTGCAGAGTCGATCGACGCGATCGCCGATGATGACCTGCCCTTCGGTGCGCCGACCACCCGTGAGCGCCCGCTGATCCTTCTGGCCGATGATGACGGAGAGCTGCGCGGGATGCTCAAGGCGCATTTCTCCCGTCGAGACTGCGACCTGCTGGAGAGCATGGATGGCGCGGAAGCGCTGGAGAAGATCATTGAGCACCGCCCCAATCTGGTGGTGCTTGATGTGATGATGCCTGAGCTCACCGGTTGGGAGGTATGCAAATACGTGCGTCAGCACGAGATCTACGAGCAAACCGCGATCATCATGCTTACGGGCATCGGTCCGACTAACAACGAGTTGACCAGCCCGCTCTTTGGCGCGGACGACTATATTGACAAGCCCTTCGACTTCGAGGAGTTGAAGGTCAAGGTGGCCAAAGTACTGGAGCAGCGGCAATCACCGCCTCTGCGCTGA